CAATCAAAgacggaaggagagagagagagagagctatttGTAGCAATGCTACACCAAATCCGAGGTTTGCTGGGTTGACCAAATCTGTGGCAGGAGTGGACGAAGAACATCCATCCTCCATGTTTCCCTCGCATCCTTTCTGTCTGCCGCATTGGTCGAAGGTAAGAGTCGTGGCACATGAACGATCGAtcgcctttgtctttttatttgCAGGTTTCCCTTCTTTCTTTCCCATCCTTCTCCTCTTCGCTACAAGAATTCTCACCACCCGGTGGGAGCGAAAAGCAGAGGAAGGGATCGAAGGACAGCGCGGCAAAGACGGGGAGGTAATTAATTAGTAAGGGATGGATGATAGGACCGAATCTATTTGTTAGGTTTGCGTTCGTTGATTCATTCAGGTATAGATCCTGCAGCAACAGTGGAAGCCATGGGTGAAGATGATGAGAAGCAGTCAGAGAAGAGGTACATTTCCTCGGAGGAGCTCCGGTTGCACAACACGCCTTCGGACCTGTGGATCTCGATCCAAGGCAAGGTCTACGACGCTACCCACTGGGTGAAGGACCACCCGGGCGGCGAGCTCCCTCTGTTCAACCTCGCCGGTCAAGACGTCACCGATGCCTTCGTCGCTTACCACCCGGGCACCGCTTGGTCCCTCCTCGATCGCCTTCCCCTGGTCGGCTACCTCTCCGACTACCGAGTCTCCgacgtgtccaaggactaccgaCGCCTGATCACCGATATCTCCAAGAAGGGCCTCTTCGACAAGAAGGGTCACATAACCTTCATCGTCCTTTGCCATATGTGCCTCATGTTCGCCGCCGTCGTGTACGGCGTCGTCTGCTCTCCCAGCGTGTGGGTCCATCTCGGCTGCGCGGTCGTGCTGGGGTTCCTGTGGATGCAGTCGGGGTTCCTCGGACACGACTCCGGCCACTACCGTATCTTGAGCGGCCCTCTGGTGAATCGCATCATGCAAGTGGTCACCGGGAACTGCCTCGCCGGAATTAGCATCGAATGGTGGAAGCGGAACCACAACGCTCACCACATCGCGTGCAACAGCCTCGAGTTCGACCCCGACGTGCAGCACATCCCCGTCCTCGCCGTCTCCTCCGAGTTATTCCGCGGCCTCACCTCCTACTTCTACGAGCGGAAGATGAGCTTCGACGGGGTGGCGAGGTTGCTGGTGAGCTACCAGCACTGGACGTTCTACCCGGTGATGTGCGTGGCGAGGTTGAACCTCTTCGCGCAGTCGGTGCTGTTGCTGCTGTCGAACAAGAGGGTGCAGGGGAGGAGCATGGAGTTGGTGGGGTTGGGGGTGTTCTGGGTCTGGTTCCCGCTGCTCGTCTCCTACCTGCCGAGCTGGGGCGAGAGGGTGATGTTCGTGGTGGCCAGCTTCGCGGTGACTGGGATCCAGCACGTCCAGTTCTGCTTGAACCACTTCTCCTCCAGCGTCTACGTCGGGCCGCCGCGGGGGAACGACTGGTTCGAGAAGCAGACGATGGGGACGCTGGACATCACCTGCGAGCCCTGGATGGATTGGTTCCACGGGGGGCTGCAGTTCCAGGTGGAGCACCACCTGTTCCCGCGGCTGCCGCGGTGCCAGCTACGGCGGATCGCGCCCCTGGTGCGGGAGCTCTGCAAGAAGCACGGCCTTCCGTACGACAACTTCTCCTTCTGGGAGGCCAACGTGAGGACCATCAGGACGCTGAGGACGGCGGCTTTGCAGGCGAGGGACTTGGCCAATCCGGTCCCCAAGAACTTGGTGTGGGAGGCGGTGAACACCCACGGATGACCAACCTCTTCGGCCCACTCTCTCCGACACAGTCTTCCCTTTCCTACACGGCTTTTCTTGCCCAAGGGAAATCCAGGAAATCCAGGAAAGAAGGAAGAACTGATATCATCATCCGCATATAGATAGGGTGTCTATGGGATTCTCCATCCATCTTTGTCGTGTGATTCTGCATTCGATCGAATTGATGTTTCTTCTGTCTACATTTTTCATATGAGAGAAGAAAAAGAGTCTGATAGCATGAAAAGCTccgatgcagagagagagagaacaaaatgGTGGCAGTCTGCATTATATGTAGCCTCTGTTAGGCCAACAAGAAAAATGCTAATAAATACTGTATTAATACGTCATTAATTATTAATCAAATTTACAGACACATTATTACcaattaaaattatattgaatACGTCTATACTGTTTAATATCAACCTTGTCGGTCATTGGTGTGATCCGTAAACTTACAAGGAATTATTCGTTTTCGGTTACGGGCGTATCCAACTTACGAGTCTTTGGTTTTCATACTCCTAAATCAACGTGAGACTAAATATCTTTATTAATATATTACATGACTATTATAAGAAACAAAAATCAAAAAGCAGATTCATGTAATTGTAAGCACAATTTATTGAGCAGGAATCAAGTTTTATGGCCAAACCCAGCAGAGTTCCTTCTGGTTTCCTTTCTGTTTCAGCTCTCCTCCATGTCGTCTCCTACCTTTCTCCCATCTCTTGGATCGAAGTCTAATTAGATGTTTGTGGTCGGAGTAATCATATGCATCCAAACGTTGCTTTATGTAAAGCTATtattggctttggtataggagatacTAACAGACGAACATAAATAAGAGACTCGGCATTCGCTGCTCGTCTACGCTACGAGCGGGGGCGGCGCTTGAGGGGGTGCTTCGTAAATTACCACTCGATTTCCGGCAGGCGACGGTGGCACGTAAGGCCTCCTCGAGGCTTGAGACGCTGTCATGGTAGTGGGGCTTGGGATGGGATCGTCCGACTCCCCGCATCGTCCAGCTCTGGCTAATGCCTTCCTGGGAGTACCTGCAAGATCGCAGCATCCAAACCTTGCTTTCAGAACACGAATCTGTAGATCTAGCATCGACCGGAAGAAATCTAGTTTTTGCCTCGGAAAAGGAGGAGtcaaaagaaggaagaaattgGAGTGGTGAGTGTATGCGCACAGGAGAAGGAGATGGTAGGATGGCATCCGAGCAGGAGGATGGTGAGAAGAATGACGACGACGATCTGTTTCGTGGATTCAGCCATGGCAACAAGAGGCAGAAAGAAATAGATCGAGCGATCGATCGATCTCTATACTTGATATCGGTCGAAGGAGATCATTGGAATGGATGATTGAATTGGATGGTTCTTGTGAAGACCGCCAGCTCACTGTCTCTTGGAAGCTGGTGAGACGGCCGCAATTGAAGAAACTGGAGGTCGTTGACTTTGACTTTGACGTTGACTTCCAGTAAACAGGTTGGCATGGGAGATGGGAACCATATATCAACTAGAGGATGGAAGGACATTAAGGTCTTGCCAAATTGGTAGTAGTCACTTTTTGATTTTGGTCTGAATATATCTTTATCttacaataataaaaaatttattgtgGATTTATATAACTAtcgttaaaaataataatttatataacaaTAAAAATCATCATCCCAAGAGTTAATAATCGTTATGCCGATCACGTCAATAATTATTATACCACATCGAATATAACGAGGATATTATCATATCATCGATCGTCTCAATACTTATTTTGACTAACTTAACGATTCTCTtttctaattaattatattttaaatcgtAAATGATTAGAAACTCATAACTATAAATAGTTATTCATCTTATTTCTCATAATCTTTTCGAATCCTAAAACTATTTTAGTTTCAACACATTACTAACTTGAGCAACGAAGAAATCAAGAACACTGATATTTTAGttgacatacatatgtatacatatatcacAACTGGTACAGACCTGTTAGATAATACGTTGAGCTGCAGAAATATCTATAAGGTTAATCGACAGAACCATGAGCAACATTGTAGCAGTGGATGTGGCGTCAATTATTGATGAGCTTGTAAGGAGGCTTGTTGAGAGCTGGGGAAGGATCATACGCTCCATAGTCATTGGTCTTAACATTATCCTTGGATGAACTCTGCATGTGTATATAGATATAGGTATAGATATAGATATGATCACAGTAAGTTCTAGAGTTAATAATATATACAAGTCAGACACCAATTTAATCTAAATCTATTATATGTAATCTTGACACTTTGGATCCTTAATAATATGAGATTATTTTCTTAGTTCATCCAAGATAGGTAAATAATAATTTCTTGAAAAAAAGAAAAGCCTCTAATTTTACCATATTTAAATACCTTTTTCGTAGCTTCGTGTGGTACCGAAGCATGATGCATCAACTTTCGATgacctacaaaaaaaaaaaagttagaatggtaaaaaaaaaaaaaattgatccactcataaagagagagagaaaaaaaaaaaaagaccttaCGAGGTTCCTTAGCAATATTCTCATGATTTAAACTCTATCGTTACGATAAAATTTTCGTTAGAATGAACCCTTTCATTAAATAAATGAACCTAATTTTTTACAATTACCTATCGTATCCACATATAATTTTTCGTTCAAAATCTTTTACTATCTGGAGTAAAAGAATTAGTATGTATATTTTGCAGAACCCAAAGTGAAAATatactaaaaatataaatttattcgaCATCGGACTTGATCGAAAtagggttatatatatatatgaagattgGTCATTCGAGCTAACGTAAATCGACATCATATTTACATATGGATCACTACATAGGTGTGATCGGacatatttttgataaatttgtTAATATTTAGATATCgtatatggtatatatatatatatatatatatatatatatatatatatatatatatatatatatattaaatatttttgccGAGTCGAGAAATAGTTTTGATTGTATATCTTTTTGGTAGATACAAAATATGTGCAAAGAAATCTGAATTTAACATTGACTAGCTCGGAAACTATTAACTACAAACATCAAAATGACACAGCAACCAACCTGCAAATGATTCTGAGGGTGCAGTCGCtgacaagaggaggaggaggaagaagagaagggccaCCGAATCCATCTTCGATTCTCGATTGATCTGTTTCCCCGTCCGTTCCAAGGAGAAGAATATAAGGAGGTCAGGTAACTCAAAGTTGCACAAGGGAAAAAGGAGtggacaagcactcactctctcgATGGCATCCGTTGTGTAGTCACTAAGGTTAGTGGATGCGTGATGGTTCGAGTTCATTGGGCGAAGCAAGTTATCCTCAGCATTCCTCTCCTCACGCGAATCCTAATGGCCTCTGATGTGGCTGAGTGCGTGCTTCAGTTCAGAGCTTCAGTTCATTTGCAGATGGCACTCCGATGGTGGAAAAATGAGGTGTTGGTTGTGGCCACGCTGAACTTTTGTCTCCTTGTTCTGCTGCCGACGATGCAAACGAACGTAAAAGATGATGTGATTGAATTGGCAAGTCTCTGAACAATCTCTTGATACCTCATGATGTGTACCTCATGATGTTTGTAGTGACTTCGACCATCTGAATCGGTTTGAATCGATTACAAGAGATTAATTTGGGTTTGTTGCATGAAATCATAGTAACTTTCTCACACAACATCAAAATTGCTACCGTGaccgacaagaagaagaagacaatacAGTTGACTTGCCACTGGAAGCAACACTATGGATCGAACGGATCGTGTCCAACCAATATAACCTAATTCTGCCATTAACGGTGTAAAGTTCAGCTAGATTTCATTATCGATATCAGGATGAGGCAGAAAGGACAGAGGAGGTGAGGATGGTAGATATATATGCTTATGAAAGTACAAGCAAAGCAAAGTGGAAGACTCCCTTTCAGGTCAAAAGACTATAAGGAGTGTTGTTTGTCAAACATTCCACCAATTTCAAGGTGAGCAATTTTTTCATTGATAGGATTCATAGTGGACTACTTTAAGAATCATAGTGCTTATGTTGTTGTCTTCTGTTTCTTTTTGGTTAAAAAGGTTGGATTCGGCCCTTCAAGATCTTATTAAGCTATCATTCTATTTTAAACCACAAGTGTATTAACTTTAAAATGAGGAAACAAACATACAACTTGTATACAATGATCATCAAACTCTTAATTTGGATTTGGCTTTTCCTTTATACAAATTAAGAATTACAGTCTCTAATTAAGGATATTAGTCTCAGTTCTTGGAATCTAAATAACATAATCAATCATTAATGACAAAATATTGTCTCTAAATGTCAAAATAATGACAAAAATCCTTTTACCTGATGGCCAATTTTCATTGTCAAACCCTTCTTTTTTGGCAAGGAAGTGTGTTCTACGTACACAAGTACATCAAATTTTCCAATGCCCGAAGGACTAGATATCTGATTGACATAAAACTTTGcaagaaattatttttcttaaatctgaAAGATTATTTCTCCTCGGTAGCTTTCACTTCTTAAGCTTGACAATACAACTTTGTAGAAGACCTGTACATCATGGAGTTCCAAGCTGTTCCATTGAAAAAGACACATTGTACGCTGACTTCTTGCAAAAGGCTTCATTTGGTCTTTCATGGCCTCTTTCAACACTGGGTGCAGAAGCCGATGAATTCATTCAGCACTTTTCTTTCCTTCATGGCCTCTTCAGCACTGGGTGCAGAAGCTGATGTATCCATTCAGCACTTTTCTTTGGCCTGATTGATATGGAGATATGCATACTCTCTTTAGATCTTTAACAGCACCAGAATCCACAACTTGCTACAGTTGTCACCTTTCCAAGATCTTATTCTGGGATCATCTTCCACCACATATAATAAACATACAATATGGTGTCACCAAATTCACTGTAAAAGCCTTATCATGCTGTGTTGAGGTACTCTTTACGACTAGGCACCACCATCATGGTTGACCATTCGCCATGGACACCACTGCCACTAAGAGCAAATGTAGTTGAAGCtgcagattttgttttcttgttcaagTTGTTCGGTCACTGACCTCGAGAACatatgaaaacttct
The window above is part of the Musa acuminata AAA Group cultivar baxijiao chromosome BXJ1-1, Cavendish_Baxijiao_AAA, whole genome shotgun sequence genome. Proteins encoded here:
- the LOC135615051 gene encoding delta(8)-fatty-acid desaturase 2-like, which gives rise to MGEDDEKQSEKRYISSEELRLHNTPSDLWISIQGKVYDATHWVKDHPGGELPLFNLAGQDVTDAFVAYHPGTAWSLLDRLPLVGYLSDYRVSDVSKDYRRLITDISKKGLFDKKGHITFIVLCHMCLMFAAVVYGVVCSPSVWVHLGCAVVLGFLWMQSGFLGHDSGHYRILSGPLVNRIMQVVTGNCLAGISIEWWKRNHNAHHIACNSLEFDPDVQHIPVLAVSSELFRGLTSYFYERKMSFDGVARLLVSYQHWTFYPVMCVARLNLFAQSVLLLLSNKRVQGRSMELVGLGVFWVWFPLLVSYLPSWGERVMFVVASFAVTGIQHVQFCLNHFSSSVYVGPPRGNDWFEKQTMGTLDITCEPWMDWFHGGLQFQVEHHLFPRLPRCQLRRIAPLVRELCKKHGLPYDNFSFWEANVRTIRTLRTAALQARDLANPVPKNLVWEAVNTHG